From Cotesia glomerata isolate CgM1 linkage group LG3, MPM_Cglom_v2.3, whole genome shotgun sequence:
GTTGTGACATCACTCAATACATTCATACCTGCATGAAGAGCCTCTTTTCCTACAGCTCGTACCGCTTTACCGAGAAAAGGGACAACTCTGCGGAAGAGTCCTCCCAGGAAAGCACCTATACCATGACCGTGTTGATAAGAACCAACATAAACTTTACCaaatctattatatttttcgatATATCCTCCGCCTGCCTGATTATTATAGTATTCAATGTAATGAGACATTTTTAATCGATCCTTTTGAAATGTAGTGTAACATTCAACGGTCCGTACGCAAATGGTACTGGATTTCCAATGTTATCCCTTATATCTATTTCAATTGTCCGAAATGAATTTGACAAAACAGGAATATAATTAGGTGAACCATAAGTATTGGTCACTGTCATGCCATATGAGTATGAGCTCATGTCCAAAGGAACTATGCGTAACAAGGGAGTAGTTACATCTCCGGTTACGTACGGTGAACAGATATCAGAATAAACAAAAAGACTACTAAGCAAACCTCTTATCAGACTGAAAGGTCTTTTacttatatttgtaaattcgtaattttttccatcTCTATCACCAAGcacgaattttttcttcttattttcatcaatataGCGATCAAAACCTAAAATATCTAACAGAGTATCCGATAGTAAAAGACGGTGACTAGTGGTTTCACAAAACGATGGTGTACATATTCGTTTTACTCTAGTAAATCCTGAATTATCtatttcaaaagaaaaatggTTGACGGTTGGGAGAAGAGAATTCAAAGtagatataaattcatttcgaTTCGTATAGAGGCCTCGTGGAAAGTAATAATCATTATGCATATCAAATTTTCTTACACCAGCAGTCATTAGATATATTTTACCGTCTTCTACCGTTTGAATATGAAGAAAACTTGTTGGAAACTGTATTTCTTTTAGTCCAACGACCCATTTACCTTCCAATGTAATATGTTCAGGTAACATAGTTGTATAATGAGTAGCTGTATTATCTGAGAAGTAATTCATACTACTGTCACTTGGTAAAACCATATGAAACTCTGTATTATTCATTCTGATATTGTTGATGCAAGAACccaagaattaaatttatctggaTATCCTTGCCACTTGACAAaatattgtttgttttttcCTTTTCCTTTTGTCTTAATTATCttttctattataaatttctcttTTTCAAGATCCTTATTCGCACACGATAACTCTTGTTCATAAAAAAAGCCATCAATGTCTTCACCaattaaatcttttatttcataaataggGATATTTTGTCGAAGCTTTGATTTtgtaacttgaaaaatttcttcagtATATCCAGCCTCATATCCTTTCTCAAAGACAGACTTATATTTACTAATGCGTACGTAGTCATTCATCTTATATTTAAGGGGTTTTCGGCGTGGTTTTATTGGTTTAAACTGATTTCTAATATTATCCCATGCCGTTTTAGCATTATATATAGTCTCGGCTGATGGTTGCATTTTAATTGAACTATGCTTTGTATTATTATACGCTTTAACTAATTGTTgtaaaatatctataaaacGATATGTTTTTTTGTGAGTAAAATATCGCCACATGCGTTCTTTTAATGTTCGATTTACTCTTTCTACCACTGCACATTTAACATCTGGATTTCGCGCtgttcgaaaaattatatcttttgattttaaaaaatcctgGACTGTACCGGCTACAAATTCTTTTCCTTTGTCTTTTTGCAGAGTTATTGGTGTACGCCCTTTATTACGgtcaaaaatattcttaaaaccTTGTAAAACTGATTTTGCTGACTTATCTAATAAGGATTCAACCCATACGTATTTACTTAGGACATCTATTACAACTAGGATAAATGAAACACCATcattataagtttttaaagattttatttctACAAGATCAGCCTCCCATACATCATCTATATTTGACACATTATAATGTAATCTTGGAAATTTACGTCTAGTAGGTCTATGTCTTGTGTAAGCATCTTGACCAGTTAaccaatcatttattttttcttcaggtatattttttttgaatttttccaCTAAATTACGTGCTCCGGAGTATGATACAGGGTTAGAAGGGTTATAATATACtccttttcaagatttttttcatCTACAAGCGAAGccatttaaatgaatttttatacaattgttttttattgccACCGTTTTGTAAAGTATTGTTCGTTAAGGAtagaaaattttgagaatttcCTGATGAATCATTACTTTTCATGTGTCGCTTAGGAGTAGAGGTTCTaataggtaatttttttatactttgtaAACTTGTATTCCAAAAGCTACTATTCCCTACAAATTCTCGTGGAGTGCTGATTTCTTGTAAAAATgaggcaaaaaaatttctacctGTAGCCTTTACAGTTTTTCTATGACATACAGCATCATTTATGAGGTCAACTATATTAGCACCTGGTATTTTACGGTCATCCAAAGTAACACTTCCTTTATTATCCCACTTTAACCGTTCACCATTGTCTACAGACTCAATATGACGCAGAATATTTTCCGCTGCTGTTTGGTATGTTTTTGGAACACCATTTACTATGTCAGAAACTTTATACGATTTATTTTGTTCagcattactattatttatcgATATATTACTAATTTCTGAATCTCTATTAATGCCAGAAAAATCAGCAGTTTCAGGAATAACTTcactattttcaattttttcaacagtaGAATTACCCTCATGGGGTTTGTTCTTGAAAAACAAATATCGTCTCAATAGTTCGgaatattgttttaatttattgttatcgCTAATATTTGACGAACTTTCATTTAAAGTCTTAGACAATTCGGCATCAAGACGAGAAAGTGGATCCCCCGGAGTTTGAGATGTAGGCAGATATTGTGTGGAGAGAGCAGTTAACacttgttcaaaattttttgctccAGATTTCAATTTATCAATATCCTCATACGGAATAAGTACCATCTTTTTCGCATGTTCCATAATTTTAGAAGAGATTTGACATTAAAGTACTGAGCAAGGGACCTAGTAGCATAGGCAAAAATGCTCCTCCTTTTtgattaattagttttttttttgttgaaatattattatttttagagcTCAATTTTCGTAGAATAGTCTTATGTTtagaaagtaattttttttcagaatcttttaGAGGAATGTTTccgtataaaatatttaaacagcACTCGCAAATAACACGAATTAAATCTTTTTTCGCGTGACGGAGTATTGCGCGATGTTGAGCAGGTGATGCGTATACAAGCGCTTGAAGTAAAGTTGCGTTTTTACGACCAATAGCTTTCCTTGCAGAATGTCTGCTTGAAGATGGTCTTTCTCCAGCCATCACAGTCGCATAACTGGAACATTAGATTGAGATGCACTTCCCTTTATATCATTACCTTTGCGTGAAATATAAACATAATGATAAGGATCTGACGGAAAAATAGCTGATCTAAACCGACAATTTTCAGGGGTTGATTGTTTAAGGTCCAAGAGTAAGTACCCGTGGGGTTTCGAGGTAGCATCAAAATAAGCTTCTTGTAGAAACTTTGGATTCTTCGGATATACCTGATGAGCTAAGTGAAAAATTTGAGCTCTGTCCCTGGGATTCTTAAATACTACAATGTAATTTGTGTTGAGTGAGATATCCCGCTGTCCTTTTCCctggtgaaataaattttgggaCAAAAACATgacacttaaatttttatggtgactACCCTTggtgaataaataaactatcgATCCATTTGACGATTCTCGCATTAGATCATCTACTACCACTAATTTTGCGAGATTATCATCAAAGTCACCTGATTGGGGTAATCCTTCTCTAAATTCTACGAATGACTTGTCATAGTCATTGTATCCTTGTTGCCATTCAgcgtaataaaatattactttGTTAAATTCAGTATCACAAATTTCCCTAAtctcttttaaaaaacgtttgacgaaaaaagtttttccacAACCAGTTGGACCACAAATCATAACTGTGAAAGGATGTTTCCACTTTGGGTCcattttaatttctgaaataAAACTCAAGTTGCAAAAGTATTTATACGAAAGGGAACttaaagataattataaacacTGTTACGTTTTggcaaatattaaatttattaaaaattttattaattaatatttaaaataatatttgattaaaataataaattaatcgtcATTTGAGGTATCTCGTAACGGAAATACCTCGAGATAACAGATTTCTGAAACGTCAACGCAGCCCAGTAGACTGAACAGTCTACGTTGTGGGACTTGGACTGCGTTGATGTTCACATAGGGTAACCTGAGATGCAACGTCGCTAAAAGTTGTTATAAAAACccaatgtaattaatatttttttttgattcattcTGTCTTCAGACTTCATCTGGAGCAGTCAGTCCTCGGACTTAACAGAGGAGTAATCTCTGCTGGTCCGAGGCTGAACCTGCCTAAtccttttcaaataaattctattaattGTCAATCATTTAGTatggatatttattaaaacctcATTCCCCAGGGTGTAAGCGCTTTTATTAGCCGTTTTCCACTCTGGTGAAATCGCCGAAGCGCTAGCCAGCGTTTAGGCACTCCAAAATCACCTACCTGAGGCaggttaattgaaaataacataaaattttataaacttaaattttaaaagtgagTTCGCGGATTAAACCAGTGACACGACCCACCTGGAGTCTATTGACATCCTAACGAGGTCAAAATCtggacttaaataatttttaaattaatttaccaaAATTTGAGAACGTAACAAacacaaaatttcaatttttcagtttattaaaatatttatacaaaaaatatttacacaaaaaatattttaaaaaattataaaaaatatcgtacttcacaaaaaaaaaaaaaaaaaaatcgtaaggtaaaagccccaatatatgatcatgtaccagtatatgatcatatatcggggcttttaccttactaaaatttttacaaaaacttttttcttatttctaaaatttttctaaaaacgttttttttcttactactaaaatttttccaaaaactttttttttcttactactaaaatttttccaaaaactttttttttcttactactaaaatttttacaaatttttttttcttattactaaaatttttacaaaatttttttcgtattactaaaatttttacaaaaacttttttcttattactaaaaattttttttgtcaaactttttttttttcttattactaacatttttttcttatcaaaatttttaacaaaaaaaatttttactcattCAACAACAAAAcgtttatataatataagtattattttcatttaatttattctcgaTCTTTTAAACCCATAAGGGAGACTACCTGTTTTCCCTATTGTACGTCTTTTAGGACCCGTAACCCTCACTATTTTCGTGTCGTTTGTTTTTGTTACGACTTGATGGTATTCGTCTCTACGAATAGATGAAAATCTTACTGTAATTccatttttttcatcttttttttcatctgCGTTTTTTCCTTTGtttattatatctttaacGATCAGATCATGTAtcgttttataatttattaattctgaTGTTGACATATTTAATCTTACCCCTTTCAATTTACAGCATGCAACTTTGTTACCGTCATTTCTTTGTACTATATATGCATAAAATTTGGGACCACCAGATACAAATGATGAAATGTACGCGTTTTTCCCGTAATCTTTTACTAATTCATCAGTGAGATCTCCTAAAAAATCTCCTGTTGGTaaaactttacttttattgtCTGTAACATAAATAACAGAGTCAGTGTCATAATACAAAACCTGTTTTTCGAGCTCTTCTAAGTAACTATAAAGTTTTAACCGGGCCTGTGCTGTTGTGAAAGCTGCAATTGCTACATTTGCCCGATTTGAAGGAGtataacattcaatattattcaacCAACCAATATAAATAGCATCTTGGTTGATGGGGACAAATTCTTTTACTTCTACCTCCGGGTTAAAAACGATATCGCAAAATTCCTTGTAATCTTtaacaattgattttttttttcatattttcgcttgattttaaaaaatgtatttatatatttttcaaataatccACTACTATTTGCATCATTAGGATCATATTGAACTGTCTGGTAATCccaaatttcataaatttccCTAATAAGATAACCTTTATCAACTGCTTTTTGAAGCTCGCATGATACCCAGGTACCGTGAAGCTCTCGCTCTGATTCGTTATCATGAGGACAATCCATTTGCAATTGTTCTTCGCAACATCTCATACATAAtgggaaaaataatttattgtgcATACGCATAGGTAAAACCGGATGATATAAATGTCTGGGAGGTAAAACTCTACACTTGATTATTCCCTGTACATAACCCAGTAAACACGTTTACGTCAATGTGACGTCAAAATGACATTGGGCTATGTCAGGATTTACGTAAGATACAAGTCACGAATGAGTCATATGTGactcattatttcacacttctTGACGTNNNNNNNNNNNNNNNNNNNNNNNNNNNNNNNNNNNNNNNNNNNNNNNNNNNNNNNNNNNNNNNNNNNNNNNNNNNNNNNNNNNNNNNNNNNNNNNNNNNNAGTCGCATCTAAATGAATTAATTGCAATAATTCAGTTCTAACTGTCAACATATTTGGCTCAATGTAACGCACCATGACCGCCATCCATTTATCGTTCGTACAATCCGAACTTTCATCTAAATGAATCGAAAAGTTATTATCGCGTAATACTTTACTAATACGATCGGTTTCAACTACGCCAAGAACATTTCCAATAAGTTTACCGACTTTAGTTTTACCGACCTTCATAGCCTGTAACACAGCTGGCTCTTTCCCTAtcgtttgaaataaattcaacATGTCCGACGCGATCGTTAACGAAATGTTATTTTCGGCAAAAAACATCGCGAAACGAAGTTCAGCAATTTGTACTCTTTCTTTGAAATCAAATTCAGCATCACCATCAGCTGAATAAGATTCTGATTCAAGAGCACAAGCTGCTTCCTGAACAAACGCAGAAAGCATCGTATTCTGGACATTTTTCGATTCCTCGGTCAGTAAatgcatattttttatatgccCCCCTGATTTTGAATGCCGTAAGATTTCACTGCATCCGCACGACAGTGTGACTTTACACGCAACGCAAAAAAATTTCGCGGGGTCCGAAGGAATTTCCTTAACCCATTTACGCCACTCTGGGTAGCTATCGTACCATTGatgctgaaaaattttggCCAATCTTGGCTTTTTAATTGTAGGCTCAgccattattaaaaaaagataatgaatataaaaaaaaatattattgaaaaaattatcaaattaaaaatttacaaaaaattaattgaaacgAATCAATGATACGATTTcaccgaaagaaaaaatcaCGAGTCACGAATTGCCgatcaaaaaatcaataaaacgcgtaaaagaaattttaaatttcacgaAAACCCGAACCACGCATTAAAAAAACCTAAATCACGGATCACACACTCCCGACCTACCGCACAAACAACCCTGACCTACGAAACACACAACATTAACGTACGGCATACACACAAATCTACACTCACCGATCACTCAATCCCGAAACGCGTCACACAATGCCGAATAATCCGTCACGCAATGAGGATAATTAATCACGAATCACACAATCCTTATCGACACACACAATACCAAGTCACTGGTCACACAACCCGAATAATCCACcgcaaacaaataaataataaattaaaaatcctgaACCGCGTACTAAATAATGGCGCGAAAAATGTCACACGACCGCGAATAACCTGTCACGAAATCACAggttatttactattttactaacGCTAAACtaatataaatctatataataataataattaaaaaaaaataattgaaaatattcaattattataaaaaaaagtaaacgtgtgcttacaataataataaataccttGATTGCTGGAGACAATACACTTGTATAGATAGCTGACAGTcaagatatgaaaaaaagtCGCGCTTTTCAGACAAAGAGTTACATATTAAGATGCGAGCGAAAACAAAAGCTCCCGAACGACGGTTACTACTAGGAAAAACATTCGAGACTCACACTAACTCACAGATACGTTCATAGAGAAGGAATAAGTctgtgaaaattaatactaataataaattagtgtaaaaataaaattacaaacaaaaaaagacagaaataattatttgaaaacaaatgacaacaatttttataaaataaaaaatgacaaaaataattatataaaataaaatgacaagtatttttattcaaaaagaaattaacaaaattttaatttaaaaaaattataaaaattaaaaaaaaacaaaataaaaaaaatttttaggaatttaggaatttcaagttattattaactattaaccataatattaacaataataataatgataatgataacaataataataataatagtaagaataacaataaaacaataattacaattttaataataaattttatacgtttgcttgtgtaaaaatttaattataagcaaaaaaaaaaattaacaagtaataacaataatttgtattaaaaaaaaaaaaataaaaaatatttttgtttaaaaaaaaataaaaaaaaaaaaattgccaagTTCTCGAACCCGGTACTTTAGGCACCCGAGCCAAAAAATTTGCCACGCGCCTATCAAGGGATGTTACAGGGACACAgtggtaatttatatttaacttgCATTTAGGAATTCCGAGTAAGAATTAAccgtaataacaattattaatgataaataataataataattattattattattattattattattataatttataatttattaaagaagaacctgaaaacataaaaaatttgacgcaTGACGTCACACGCGAGGATCCTCGCGCtgacttcatttttttccaagcCTCACTTTTGGCTTGCTGACTCACGAACGTGCTCAGCTTCCATGTATTGGAGTAAATGCTGGCGGTTTGGTGGTGGAACTTTGGCGCGCGAGGGGCAACGGACTTCGGTCGCTCTCAGCTCCTTCCGAGCAACATCGACGCTGCTCGCTCACGGATACAGTAGTGTATCATTGTGTGGCGTGTGGGTAGAGGTCTAGGGAAAGGGTAACTTCTACCCACGATCTGGCTGCACTGCTTGCTCGGCTTGCTATACAAGCGATTCCCCCACTCGCCTACTCTAAACTTTCACTCAATGCTTCTCCTCTAGCGCTACTTCCCCTTTTCCGCCTCAAATCGTTCAATTTTACCCTCcgtaaagaagtttcacttcaaaaaaaattttatcaaaaaaataaaaaaacaaatttttggggTGAACACCCTTTATCActtagaggttagaaaaatagatGGTAGCTGATTCTCAGGCTTactgaatatgcataaaaaatttcatgagaatcggtcaagccgtttcggaggagtatgggaacgaacattgtgacacgagaattttatatattagactagattagatatatatatatatatatatatatatatatata
This genomic window contains:
- the LOC123261342 gene encoding uncharacterized protein LOC123261342; translated protein: MVLIPYEDIDKLKSGAKNFEQVLTALSTQYLPTSQTPGDPLSRLDAELSKTLNESSSNISDNNKLKQYSELLRRYLFFKNKPHEGNSTVEKIENSEVIPETADFSGINRDSEISNISINNSNAEQNKSYKVSDIVNGVPKTYQTAAENILRHIESVDNGERLKWDNKGSVTLDDRKIPGANIVDLINDAVCHRKTVKATDDVWEADLVEIKSLKTYNDGVSFILVVIDVLSKYVWVESLLDKSAKSVLQGFKNIFDRNKGRTPITLQKDKGKEFVAGTVQDFLKSKDIIFRTARNPDVKCAVVERVNRTLKERMWRYFTHKKTYRFIDILQQLVKAYNNTKHSSIKMQPSAETIYNAKTAWDNIRNQFKPIKPRRKPLKYKMNDYVRISKYKSVFEKGYEAGYTEEIFQVTKSKLRQNIPIYEIKDLIGEDIDGFFYEQELSCANKDLEKEKFIIEKIIKTKGKGKNKQYFVKWQGYPDKFNSWVLASTISE